One Carassius auratus strain Wakin chromosome 3, ASM336829v1, whole genome shotgun sequence genomic region harbors:
- the LOC113050424 gene encoding B9 domain-containing protein 1, with amino-acid sequence MTSNNPAVFLLMVNGQIEAADFPEYDDLYCKYCFVYGHDWAPTSGLEEGISQITSKGGGSQSLVWNFPLDITFKSTNPFGWPQIVVSVYGPDTFGNDVVRGYGAVHIPFTPGKHTKTIPMFVPESTSRLQRFTSWLMGRHPEYTDPKVVAQGEGREVTRVRSQGFVTLQFNIVTKDMKKLGYETTSEHSAATGLPRTSQQL; translated from the exons ATGACCTCAAACAATCCAGCAGTTTTTCTACTCATGGTTAATGGGCAAATCGAAGCAGCCGAT TTCCCAGAATATGATGATCTTTACTGCAAGTATTGCTTTGTTTATGGACACGACTGGGCGCCCACATCA GGCTTGGAAGAGGGAATTTCTCAAATAACATCAAAAGGTGGAGGATCTCAGAGTCTGGTGTGGAATTTCCCATTGGACATCACATTCAAAAGCACGAACCCATTTGGCT ggCCCCAGATTGTGGTTAGTGTGTATGGCCCCGACACTTTTGGAAATGATGTTGTGAGAGGTTATGGAGCCGTACACATCCCGTTTACACCTGGAAA ACACACCAAGACCATTCCTATGTTTGTTCCCGAATCTACATCAAGACTTCAGAGGTTCACAAG CTGGCTGATGGGACGGCATCCAGAGTACACAGATCCCAAGGTTGTTGCCCAAGGAGAGGGAAGAGAAG ttaCGAGGGTGCGCTCACAAGGTTTTGTTACACTACAGTTCAACATTGTGACTAAAGACATGAAGAAACTGGGTTATGAAACTACATCAGAGCATTCAGCTGCTACAGGACTGCCAAGAACATCACAACAGCTTTAA